A region from the Syntrophorhabdaceae bacterium genome encodes:
- a CDS encoding type II toxin-antitoxin system HicA family toxin translates to MKAKHRRTFEAIMSIPTRGNIIFSDIEALVAALGGETREGAGSRVVFELNGSRQYLHRPHPGKEAKKYQVEQVREWLTELEVKP, encoded by the coding sequence ATGAAGGCGAAGCACCGGCGAACGTTCGAGGCGATCATGTCCATCCCCACCCGGGGCAACATCATCTTTTCCGACATCGAGGCCCTGGTGGCCGCTCTCGGGGGAGAGACGCGGGAAGGCGCCGGTTCCCGGGTTGTCTTTGAACTGAACGGAAGCCGGCAATACCTGCACCGGCCGCATCCGGGCAAGGAAGCGAAGAAGTACCAGGTCGAACAGGTGCGGGAATGGCTGACAGAACTGGAGGTGAAGCCATGA
- a CDS encoding type II toxin-antitoxin system HicB family antitoxin, protein MRNVMTYKGYTARVEFDPRDGIFVGTVIGITDRITFHGETVDGLRADFEAAVNHYLTDCKATGRSPLKAASGKMMLRVSPEVHARALVAAKVEGKSLNQWAEEVLKKAAQG, encoded by the coding sequence ATGAGGAACGTTATGACCTACAAAGGATACACGGCCCGGGTGGAATTCGACCCGAGAGACGGCATATTCGTCGGAACGGTCATCGGGATCACGGACAGGATCACCTTTCATGGTGAAACGGTGGACGGGCTCAGGGCGGATTTCGAGGCCGCCGTGAACCACTACCTGACGGACTGCAAGGCCACGGGCAGAAGCCCGCTCAAGGCGGCTTCCGGCAAGATGATGCTTCGCGTCTCCCCGGAGGTCCACGCAAGGGCCCTGGTGGCCGCAAAAGTGGAAGGCAAGAGCCTCAACCAGTGGGCGGAAGAGGTACTGAAGAAGGCCGCCCAGGGGTAA